The Thermodesulfobacteriota bacterium genome includes a window with the following:
- the alaS gene encoding alanine--tRNA ligase produces MTGQEIREKFIEYFVTKGHTVVKSSSLVPADDPTLLFTNAGMVQFKQVFLGGERRDYVRAVSVQKCMRAGGKHNDLENVGRTARHHTFFEMLGNFSFGDYFKEEAIAFAWEFLTGHLKLPAEKLWVSVYEQDNEAYEIWRTKIGLPAERIVRLGEKDNFWAMGDTGPCGPCSEILIDQGEGIGCRRPDCRVGCDCDRYLELWNLVFMQYYRNEKGELHPLPRPSIDTGMGLERIAAVLQGKKSNYESDLFQGIIAAIAGLAGTSYGQGEARDMAMRVIADHSRAAAFLIADGVLPSNEGRGYVLRRILRRAVRYGQELGLTKPFLGEITGVAAGIMGKTYPELIESADFARKVLLNEEERFAETLDFGLRLLQEEIADLRARGGHIISGDTVFKLYDTYGFPIDIIQDIGQENGLEIDNAGFQEYMARQRELSKKAWKGEPMEIPLVFRDLLDKGQKTEFVGYAVCSTRSRLWLLVKNGEAVAEAGKGEAVEVVVEKTPFYAEAGGQVGDQGTIRGHTGTVVIEETISIAGRLYVHRGRVIDGKIKAGEEVELAISPERRQSVALNHTATHLLHAALRTVLGEHVRQSGSLVAPDRLRFDFTHFSPVEAADLERIEAIVNGKIRENIPLETDIQALEQAIQNGATALFGEKYGDRVRVVSIGPFSKELCGGTHAARTGDIGLFKIVGEGGVAAGIRRIEAVTGSVALRLAQEQDLRLKRLGHLLKAGTEELENKIEKLITRQKELEKEVADLTSKLTIQGLDGILQGARKMDGFHVLSTIVPIDSPRTLRELADRFRDKIGSGIVVLGGIHDNKVHLVAVVTKDLTKRFHAGDIVKKVAQLVGGSGGGRPDMAQAGGTKVDKLPEALDIVYKVVAEG; encoded by the coding sequence ATGACCGGACAGGAGATCAGAGAAAAATTTATAGAGTATTTTGTTACAAAAGGCCATACGGTAGTTAAAAGCTCATCCCTGGTGCCGGCCGATGACCCAACCCTGCTTTTTACCAATGCCGGGATGGTCCAGTTTAAACAGGTATTTCTGGGAGGGGAAAGGCGCGATTATGTCCGGGCGGTTTCGGTACAAAAGTGTATGCGGGCCGGCGGCAAGCACAACGACCTGGAAAATGTGGGCCGGACGGCGCGGCATCATACGTTTTTTGAGATGCTGGGTAATTTTTCCTTTGGAGACTATTTCAAGGAGGAAGCCATCGCCTTTGCCTGGGAGTTTTTGACCGGGCACCTAAAACTGCCTGCAGAAAAGTTGTGGGTTTCCGTCTATGAACAGGATAACGAGGCCTATGAAATCTGGCGTACAAAAATAGGTCTGCCTGCGGAAAGAATAGTCAGGCTCGGGGAAAAGGATAACTTCTGGGCCATGGGGGATACCGGCCCCTGCGGGCCCTGTTCTGAAATCCTCATTGATCAGGGCGAGGGGATCGGCTGCCGTAGGCCGGATTGCCGGGTAGGTTGTGATTGCGATCGTTACCTGGAACTGTGGAATCTGGTCTTTATGCAGTACTACCGGAATGAAAAAGGAGAGCTGCATCCGCTGCCCCGGCCCAGCATTGATACGGGTATGGGATTGGAACGTATTGCCGCGGTCCTGCAGGGCAAAAAAAGCAACTATGAATCCGACCTGTTTCAGGGAATCATCGCGGCCATAGCCGGCCTGGCCGGGACCTCTTATGGCCAGGGTGAGGCCCGCGATATGGCCATGCGGGTCATTGCCGATCACAGCCGGGCAGCCGCCTTTCTCATCGCCGACGGGGTGTTGCCCTCCAACGAAGGCCGCGGCTATGTGCTCAGAAGGATACTGCGCCGCGCCGTCCGTTATGGCCAGGAGCTTGGTCTTACCAAACCCTTTCTGGGCGAGATAACCGGCGTTGCGGCCGGTATTATGGGGAAGACCTACCCGGAATTAATAGAATCTGCCGATTTTGCGAGAAAGGTCCTTTTAAATGAAGAGGAACGCTTTGCGGAGACCCTAGACTTCGGCCTCCGTCTCCTTCAGGAGGAAATAGCCGACCTGAGGGCCAGGGGGGGGCATATTATATCAGGTGATACCGTCTTTAAACTCTACGATACCTACGGGTTTCCCATAGACATCATCCAGGATATAGGGCAGGAAAACGGCCTTGAAATCGATAATGCCGGTTTCCAGGAGTATATGGCCAGACAACGCGAGCTCTCCAAGAAGGCCTGGAAGGGTGAACCAATGGAGATTCCTCTTGTATTTCGCGACCTGCTGGACAAAGGGCAAAAGACGGAGTTTGTCGGCTATGCGGTCTGCTCGACCCGCTCCCGGTTGTGGCTATTGGTCAAAAATGGCGAGGCAGTGGCGGAGGCGGGAAAAGGCGAGGCGGTGGAGGTCGTGGTGGAAAAGACGCCTTTCTATGCGGAGGCCGGGGGGCAGGTAGGAGATCAGGGGACCATCAGAGGACATACAGGCACGGTGGTTATCGAGGAAACTATCAGCATAGCGGGCAGGCTTTATGTACATCGCGGCCGGGTGATAGATGGGAAAATAAAGGCCGGCGAAGAGGTAGAACTGGCCATATCCCCGGAGCGACGGCAGTCCGTGGCCCTAAACCATACCGCCACCCATCTCCTCCATGCCGCACTGCGAACCGTCCTGGGTGAGCATGTCCGGCAGTCCGGCTCTCTGGTGGCCCCGGATAGACTGCGTTTTGATTTCACGCATTTTTCGCCGGTAGAGGCGGCTGACCTGGAGAGAATCGAGGCCATAGTCAACGGGAAGATCCGGGAGAATATTCCCCTGGAGACGGATATACAGGCCCTGGAACAGGCCATACAAAACGGGGCGACCGCCCTCTTTGGGGAAAAGTATGGAGACCGGGTGCGGGTGGTATCTATCGGCCCTTTCAGCAAGGAACTTTGCGGGGGTACGCATGCGGCCCGGACCGGTGATATAGGTCTGTTCAAGATCGTGGGTGAAGGCGGGGTAGCCGCCGGCATCCGCCGTATAGAGGCCGTAACCGGCAGTGTGGCCCTGAGGTTGGCGCAGGAACAGGATCTAAGATTAAAGCGACTGGGCCATCTTTTGAAAGCGGGCACGGAAGAATTAGAAAACAAGATAGAGAAATTAATAACCAGACAGAAAGAACTGGAAAAGGAAGTCGCTGATTTAACGTCTAAACTTACCATCCAGGGATTGGACGGTATCCTGCAAGGCGCCAGAAAAATGGATGGGTTCCATGTCCTTTCTACGATAGTCCCCATAGATAGTCCCAGGACCCTGCGGGAACTCGCCGACAGATTTCGTGACAAGATCGGGTCGGGTATAGTCGTGCTCGGAGGTATCCATGATAACAAAGTCCACCTTGTGGCCGTGGTTACCAAAGACCTGACCAAGAGATTTCATGCCGGAGATATCGTTAAAAAAGTGGCCCAACTGGTAGGCGGCAGTGGCGGTGGACGGCCGGATATGGCCCAAGCCGGCGGCACTAAGGTCGATAAGCTTCCTGAGGCGCTGGATATTGTTTATAAGGTTGTGGCTGAGGGCTGA
- the recA gene encoding recombinase RecA, with translation MATPMDKSKAVELAVIQIEKQFGKGSIMRLGANERVVDVPIIPTGSLALDIASGIGGIPRGRVTEIFGPESSGKTTLALHIVAEAQRRGGTAAFIDAEHALDVGYAQKLGVKTDELLVSQPDTGEQALEIAEVLVRSGAVDVLVVDSVAALVPRAEIEGEMGDSHVGLQARLMSQALRKLTGSISRSLTSVIFINQIRMKIGVFYGNPETTTGGTALKFYASMRLDIRKIGNLKEGQDIVGSRTRVKVVKNKMAPPFKEAEFDILYGSGISREMDVLDLATAVNIIDKSGAWYSYSGERIGQGRENARLFLRDNPAVMAAIEDRIKEAYGIAGSDTEKAAKQDK, from the coding sequence ATGGCAACACCAATGGATAAAAGCAAAGCCGTAGAACTGGCCGTCATCCAAATCGAAAAACAATTCGGAAAAGGCTCTATTATGCGCCTGGGGGCTAACGAACGGGTAGTGGATGTCCCCATTATTCCGACCGGCTCCCTGGCTTTAGATATAGCCTCCGGCATAGGGGGTATCCCCCGCGGGAGAGTAACCGAGATCTTCGGGCCGGAGTCTTCCGGTAAGACGACCCTGGCCTTACATATTGTGGCGGAGGCCCAGAGAAGAGGGGGTACAGCAGCCTTCATTGACGCAGAACATGCCCTGGATGTGGGTTATGCGCAAAAGCTGGGGGTTAAGACCGATGAGCTTTTGGTGTCTCAGCCGGATACCGGTGAACAGGCCCTGGAAATTGCCGAGGTGTTGGTGCGTAGCGGGGCGGTAGATGTACTGGTCGTTGACTCCGTGGCAGCGCTCGTTCCGCGCGCCGAGATAGAAGGGGAAATGGGCGATTCTCATGTCGGACTTCAAGCCCGCCTCATGTCCCAGGCCCTGCGCAAGCTTACCGGCAGCATCAGCCGGTCTCTGACCTCGGTGATATTCATTAATCAGATACGCATGAAAATCGGTGTCTTCTATGGCAACCCGGAGACGACTACGGGCGGCACGGCCCTTAAGTTTTATGCCTCTATGCGTCTTGATATTCGAAAGATAGGCAATCTCAAGGAGGGGCAGGATATTGTAGGCAGCCGCACAAGGGTGAAGGTGGTCAAAAATAAGATGGCGCCGCCCTTCAAAGAGGCAGAATTTGATATTTTATACGGTTCGGGTATATCCAGGGAGATGGACGTCCTGGACCTGGCTACGGCCGTGAACATAATTGATAAGAGCGGCGCGTGGTATTCCTATAGCGGGGAAAGAATCGGCCAGGGACGTGAAAATGCCCGGTTATTCCTAAGGGACAATCCTGCGGTAATGGCGGCCATTGAGGACAGAATTAAAGAAGCCTATGGGATTGCCGGGAGCGATACGGAAAAGGCGGCAAAACAGGACAAATAA
- the thpR gene encoding RNA 2',3'-cyclic phosphodiesterase gives MIRSFLAVDPPMDLRESIVSATMGLRTPAADIKWVRPEGIHLTLKFFGNIEEGKVEPIVNAVSGVITDRKPLVLKAEGIGAFPDLRRPRVIWIGMTGDIERLMVIQKSIEQALSGLGFPAEDRPFTPHLTLGRVRSYKRASDLAHKIEGLKDINFTPFTVNELILYKSALRPEGAIYTPLRRLPLIG, from the coding sequence ATGATACGCTCGTTTTTGGCAGTTGATCCGCCCATGGATCTTCGTGAATCTATAGTTAGCGCTACCATGGGGCTACGCACCCCGGCTGCCGATATAAAATGGGTCAGGCCGGAAGGCATCCATCTTACTTTGAAATTTTTCGGCAATATTGAGGAAGGAAAGGTTGAGCCCATCGTTAATGCGGTAAGCGGGGTTATAACTGACCGGAAGCCGCTGGTCTTGAAGGCCGAAGGTATAGGCGCCTTCCCGGATTTAAGGCGGCCGCGGGTCATCTGGATCGGGATGACCGGCGATATAGAGCGTTTGATGGTTATACAGAAAAGTATCGAACAGGCCCTTTCCGGCCTGGGTTTTCCGGCAGAAGACAGACCATTTACCCCGCATTTGACCCTGGGACGGGTACGTTCCTATAAGAGGGCCTCGGATTTGGCCCATAAAATTGAAGGGCTTAAAGATATAAACTTTACTCCTTTTACCGTCAATGAGCTAATACTCTATAAAAGCGCCCTGCGCCCTGAAGGCGCCATCTATACCCCCTTGCGGCGACTACCATTAATAGGTTAA
- a CDS encoding competence/damage-inducible protein A yields MKGEIIAIGDELLVGRVPNTTSLFAARRFFEAGYVIRKMSIVGDQPESIEEGLTQAMQKADFVIVTGGLGPTSDDLTTEVTSRILGRRLVFHNEIRERIEKYFQAKGEKPCEEYLKLAWLPEGATLLDEIGKAAGYFLEHEGKTLFFLPGVPDQMKDLLDRKVLPYLATKWRPSVVTRQEVIKTFGLVESEINARCADLEEIYPRLKIGYYPDFPEVHVTLTFSSEPLGETEAILSRAKAELEARLYPHIFGYGDDTLEKVVGDFLRARKLSLSVAESCTGGLLGHRLTKIPGSSDYFERGVITYSNLSKVELLHVSEETLTAFGAVSAEVAEQMARGVKEKSRTDIGLSVTGIAGPTGGTPEKPVGTVYIGLAVPGNTVAHHFLFRGTREMIQKVAAETALDGLRRYLAHDTLVFGS; encoded by the coding sequence ATGAAAGGTGAGATTATAGCCATCGGCGATGAATTATTGGTGGGACGGGTCCCAAATACTACCAGCCTATTTGCGGCCAGGCGGTTTTTTGAGGCGGGTTATGTTATAAGGAAGATGAGCATCGTGGGAGACCAGCCGGAATCTATAGAAGAGGGGCTCACTCAGGCCATGCAGAAGGCCGACTTTGTGATAGTTACGGGCGGGCTGGGGCCTACCAGTGATGATCTGACCACGGAAGTAACTTCCCGCATCCTTGGCCGCAGGCTTGTATTTCACAATGAGATCAGAGAGCGAATCGAAAAATACTTCCAGGCCAAAGGGGAGAAACCGTGTGAAGAATACCTTAAGCTGGCCTGGCTGCCTGAAGGGGCCACCCTACTGGATGAAATAGGCAAAGCGGCCGGTTATTTTCTGGAGCACGAGGGGAAAACTCTTTTTTTTCTGCCCGGGGTTCCCGATCAGATGAAGGACCTCCTGGACCGCAAGGTCTTGCCGTACCTGGCAACCAAATGGAGGCCCTCTGTGGTTACCAGGCAGGAAGTCATAAAGACCTTCGGGCTGGTCGAGTCAGAGATAAATGCCCGCTGTGCGGATCTGGAAGAGATTTATCCCAGGCTTAAAATCGGTTATTATCCCGATTTTCCTGAAGTCCACGTGACCTTGACTTTCAGTAGTGAACCCCTGGGTGAGACTGAGGCTATCCTTTCCAGGGCCAAGGCAGAACTGGAAGCGAGATTGTATCCGCATATCTTTGGCTATGGGGACGATACGCTGGAGAAAGTAGTGGGGGACTTTTTAAGGGCCAGGAAGCTTAGTCTCTCTGTGGCGGAATCGTGTACGGGCGGGCTGCTTGGACACCGCCTGACCAAAATACCTGGAAGCTCGGATTATTTCGAGCGAGGGGTTATCACCTACAGTAACCTCTCAAAGGTGGAACTTCTCCATGTCTCTGAAGAGACGCTTACTGCCTTTGGCGCAGTCAGCGCCGAGGTGGCTGAACAGATGGCGCGCGGAGTTAAAGAGAAAAGCCGCACCGATATCGGTCTTTCGGTAACCGGCATTGCCGGCCCTACTGGTGGTACACCGGAAAAACCGGTGGGGACAGTCTATATCGGCCTGGCCGTTCCCGGAAATACGGTAGCTCATCATTTTTTGTTCCGGGGCACGCGTGAGATGATTCAAAAGGTAGCGGCAGAGACCGCCCTGGATGGATTGAGAAGGTATCTGGCGCATGATACGCTCGTTTTTGGCAGTTGA
- a CDS encoding phosphatidylglycerophosphatase A, with the protein MRSLILFLATGAYFGRLPLAPGTWGSLWGVLFHYLLARYSLLFYLPGLIVLIFLAVIVAHQAEIITGQKDDSSIVIDEIAGMAVTLTQIPPTGWAVVVGFLLFRFFDITKIFPAKTLEGVLPGGYGIVADDIVAGIYANLILRLILYITAA; encoded by the coding sequence TTGCGTAGTTTGATACTCTTTTTGGCCACAGGGGCCTATTTCGGACGGTTACCTCTGGCCCCGGGGACGTGGGGCAGCCTGTGGGGGGTATTATTTCATTATTTGCTGGCGCGATATTCGCTGCTCTTCTATCTCCCCGGCCTTATCGTGCTGATTTTTCTGGCAGTCATAGTCGCTCATCAGGCAGAGATCATAACCGGACAAAAAGACGACTCTTCCATAGTAATTGACGAAATTGCCGGGATGGCGGTAACTCTTACGCAAATTCCTCCAACCGGTTGGGCGGTTGTGGTTGGGTTCTTACTTTTTCGTTTCTTTGATATTACCAAGATATTTCCTGCTAAAACGCTTGAGGGAGTATTACCCGGAGGTTACGGTATAGTGGCTGACGACATTGTCGCAGGCATATATGCCAACTTGATTTTACGCCTTATCCTCTACATCACCGCGGCCTAA